A single genomic interval of Arthrobacter sp. NicSoilB8 harbors:
- a CDS encoding sugar phosphate nucleotidyltransferase — MTTDKVTSQDSPLDRFIAVIPAGGVGTRLWPLSRAAAPKFLHDLTGSGSTLLRATYDRLQPVAGKHVLVVTGAAHRAAVCRQLPEVLESDLVLESEPKDSGAAIGLAAAILHERDPDIIMGSFAADQVISPDDLFQDTVREAVYTAAAGKIVTIGIKPTHPSTGFGYIRSGANLNIPEAPRALSVVEFVEKPSEEVAQQYIDSGDYVWNAGMFVAPVSLMLKHLEANQPELFAGLQEIAKAWDTPERDAVTARVWPTLPKIAIDYAVAEPAAAAGDVAVVPGTFRWDDVGDFASVGRLNSAKEVDEVTVLGEGARVFTENASGVVVSDTKRVIALIGIKDVVIVDTPDALLVTTKEHSQRVKQAVDAIKAKGDTDVL; from the coding sequence ATGACTACAGACAAAGTGACAAGCCAGGATTCCCCGTTGGACCGTTTCATTGCGGTCATTCCGGCGGGCGGGGTGGGGACCCGTCTCTGGCCACTGTCACGGGCAGCAGCCCCGAAATTCCTTCACGACCTGACCGGTTCGGGCAGCACGCTGCTGCGCGCAACCTATGACCGCCTCCAGCCCGTCGCCGGCAAGCACGTGCTGGTGGTGACCGGTGCCGCCCACCGGGCCGCCGTCTGCCGCCAGCTGCCCGAGGTCCTGGAATCCGACCTCGTCCTGGAAAGCGAGCCCAAGGACTCCGGAGCGGCGATCGGCCTCGCCGCGGCCATCCTGCACGAGCGCGACCCGGACATCATCATGGGCTCCTTCGCCGCGGACCAGGTCATCAGCCCGGACGACCTCTTCCAGGACACCGTCCGTGAGGCCGTCTACACCGCGGCCGCGGGGAAGATCGTCACCATCGGCATCAAGCCCACCCACCCCTCCACCGGATTCGGCTACATCCGCTCCGGCGCGAACCTCAACATCCCCGAGGCGCCCCGTGCGCTGTCCGTGGTGGAGTTCGTGGAGAAGCCCAGCGAGGAAGTGGCCCAGCAGTACATCGACAGCGGGGACTACGTCTGGAACGCGGGCATGTTCGTGGCGCCGGTCTCGCTGATGCTCAAGCACCTCGAAGCCAACCAGCCCGAGCTCTTCGCCGGACTGCAGGAAATCGCCAAGGCCTGGGACACCCCGGAGCGAGACGCCGTCACCGCCCGGGTCTGGCCGACGCTGCCCAAGATCGCCATTGACTACGCCGTGGCCGAACCGGCCGCCGCCGCCGGCGACGTCGCCGTGGTGCCCGGAACCTTCCGCTGGGACGACGTCGGGGACTTCGCCTCCGTGGGCCGGCTCAACAGCGCCAAGGAAGTCGACGAGGTCACGGTTCTGGGCGAGGGCGCACGGGTCTTCACTGAGAACGCCAGCGGCGTCGTGGTGTCCGACACCAAGCGGGTGATCGCCCTGATCGGCATCAAGGACGTCGTGATCGTTGACACCCCTGACGCCCTGCTGGTCACCACCAAGGAACACTCGCAGCGGGTCAAGCAGGCCGTGGATGCCATCAAGGCCAAGGGCGACACCGACGTCCTGTAG
- a CDS encoding amidohydrolase — protein sequence MRNYSTEAEPTTLVGPWLEPLLPELIAFRRDLHAHPELSFKEFRTTDKLAKRLEAAGLKPRRLEGTGLTVDVGQGPIATALRGDIDALPIIEETGLEFASKNHGVTHACGHDVHTTTMLGIALILQRMHEQSPLRGTVRIIFQPAEETMPGGASACIEQGVLEGVPRILALHCDPRIEVGKIGTRIGAITSASDTIKIELSGRGGHTSRPHLTEELVFALAQIAINVPAVLSRRVDVRSGVSVVWGQISAGSAPNAIPGSGYMAGTMRCLDRDAWHDAGELLDDIIRQIAEPYGVDVHLEHTRGVPPVVNSEHETALIEAAARAEIGEGAVVLTPQSMGGEDFAWFLADTPGAMMRLGTKTPGGEEYDLHRGDYILDERALGLGIQVLTAAALRTIRDL from the coding sequence GTGCGCAACTATTCGACTGAAGCTGAGCCCACGACTCTCGTGGGGCCGTGGCTGGAGCCCCTCCTGCCGGAGCTGATCGCGTTCCGCCGCGACCTCCACGCGCACCCGGAATTGTCGTTCAAGGAATTCCGCACCACGGACAAGCTGGCCAAGCGGCTCGAGGCGGCCGGTCTCAAGCCCCGGCGCCTCGAAGGCACGGGCCTGACCGTCGACGTCGGACAGGGCCCCATCGCCACCGCCCTGCGCGGCGACATCGACGCCCTGCCGATCATCGAGGAAACGGGCCTTGAGTTCGCCTCGAAGAACCACGGCGTGACCCACGCCTGCGGCCACGACGTCCACACCACCACGATGCTCGGCATCGCCCTGATCCTGCAGCGTATGCATGAGCAGTCCCCGCTGCGGGGTACGGTGCGGATCATCTTCCAGCCGGCTGAGGAAACCATGCCCGGCGGTGCCAGTGCGTGCATCGAGCAGGGCGTCCTGGAAGGCGTCCCGCGCATCCTGGCGCTGCACTGCGACCCCCGGATCGAAGTCGGCAAGATCGGCACCCGGATCGGGGCCATCACCTCCGCCTCGGACACCATCAAGATTGAACTCTCGGGCCGCGGCGGCCACACCTCGCGCCCCCACCTGACCGAAGAACTGGTCTTCGCCCTGGCGCAGATCGCGATCAATGTTCCGGCCGTGCTGTCCCGCCGCGTCGATGTCCGCAGCGGCGTCTCGGTGGTCTGGGGCCAGATTTCCGCCGGGTCGGCCCCAAACGCCATCCCCGGCAGCGGCTACATGGCCGGCACCATGCGGTGTCTGGACCGCGACGCCTGGCATGACGCCGGCGAGCTGCTCGATGACATCATCCGGCAGATTGCCGAACCGTACGGCGTCGACGTCCACCTGGAACACACACGGGGCGTCCCGCCGGTGGTCAACTCCGAACACGAGACGGCGCTGATCGAGGCCGCGGCCCGTGCCGAAATCGGCGAGGGCGCCGTGGTCCTGACCCCGCAGTCCATGGGCGGGGAGGACTTCGCCTGGTTCCTGGCCGACACCCCGGGCGCCATGATGCGCCTCGGCACCAAGACCCCCGGCGGAGAAGAGTATGACCTCCACCGCGGCGACTACATCCTGGATGAGCGGGCGCTTGGCCTCGGCATCCAGGTGCTCACGGCGGCGGCCCTGCGCACCATCCGCGACCTCTAA